One genomic region from Argentina anserina chromosome 2, drPotAnse1.1, whole genome shotgun sequence encodes:
- the LOC126783073 gene encoding uncharacterized protein LOC126783073, translated as MGTFIGHIIPGFALTLLGLWHTFNTIRSYFLKGPSNFKVRFWYPLNCSLAKVKHLELLFILCFSVFAIIMQVLDFPFLNFSFKLHNLEHATMFLHLAIFAGFTLSAEFINSFEILSGVVGLLTASVFCQELFLLHFHSTDHVGLEGHYHWLLQLIVFASVMAALAATFCQSSLPAALVLSISVVFQGCWFMNMAFMLWVSKFVPKGCTVSLLGGSSDNVLGSSVTCRSSEADFRAKALANLQFSWILSGILILTACICLMFAGKCIPRNQSIEYEQLHSSRGADVPIVINDFKEAHP; from the coding sequence ATGGGCACGTTCATTGGGCACATAATACCTGGCTTTGCCCTCACCCTTCTTGGTTTATGGCACACCTTCAACACTATCAGATCTTATTTTCTCAAAGGCCCTAGTAACTTTAAAGTAAGGTTTTGGTACCCATTGAACTGCTCTCTTGCCAAAGTTAAACACCTGGAACtccttttcatcttatgtTTCTCTGTATTTGCAATTATTATGCAAGTTCTGGACTTCCCCTTTCTTAACTTCTCTTTCAAGCTCCATAATTTGGAGCATGCAACCATGTTCCTCCATCTTGCCATATTCGCAGGGTTTACGCTTTCAGCTGAGTTTATTAATTCGTTTGAGATCTTATCTGGGGTTGTCGGATTGCTCACGGCTTCTGTTTTCTGCCAAGAGCTTTTTCTTCTCCATTTCCACTCTACTGACCATGTTGGTCTTGAAGGGCATTACCATTGGTTATTGCAGCTCATAGTGTTTGCTTCTGTCATGGCTGCTTTAGCAGCAACGTTTTGCCAAAGCAGTCTTCCTGCAGCACTTGTTCTTTCCATTTCAGTTGTCTTCCAAGGTTGCTGGTTTATGAACATGGCATTCATGCTCTGGGTTTCTAAGTTTGTTCCAAAGGGTTGTACTGTTAGTCTCCTTGGGGGTAGCAGTGATAACGTGCTTGGATCATCAGTAACTTGTAGATCAAGCGAGGCCGACTTCAGAGCAAAGGCATTGGCCAACTTGCAATTTAGTTGGATACTTTCTGGGATTTTGATACTGACAGCATGTATATGCCTGATGTTTGCTGGCAAATGCATTCCAAGAAACCAATCTATAGAGTATGAGCAACTCCATAGTAGCCGAGGAGCAGATGTCCCTATTGtcataaatgattttaaggaAGCTCATCCTTAG